GAGCTAATGTCGTACGCTGTGCCACCTTTATATGGGGGCTTCAGTTGGAGCGCCCTTTAATGGTGCACCATTTTTGAGAAGGGCTTTCCGAATCAGTTAGTTCGTGGCCAAGGCTGTCGCCGACGATGGTTCAGTCTGCCACTTGGTTCGAACAGAAGGCCACTTTCTCCTCTCCAGCTTGCATCAGCAAGCATCGGCTGTTTCTACGTGTGGGGGATAATAACGTTGTTTCTGACGTTACCTATTCCTTGGGCTAGAATGAAAAAGTACACCCAACTGAATATTGAACTGGTACCTCATGGGGGGTTGCTGGTTTTCGTTTTGGTTTTCCAGGTACACCAAGCTGGGTTCTCTGCTCCAACTCCAATTCAGGCCCAGTCATGGCCTATTGCTCTCCAAAGTCGTGATATTGTTGCCATTGCAAAAACAGGCTCAGGGAAAACCTTGGGTTACTTAATTCCTGGGTTTATGCATCTCAAGCGAGTGCGGAATAACTCTCAGATGGGTCCAACCGTATTAGTGCTTTCTCCGACAAGGGAATTAGCCACACAAATTCAAGACGAGGCTGTGAAGTTTGGGAGGTCTTTAAGACTCCAATGCACGGTATTATTCGTATGCtcaaaattatgtatttatttgcagttcttcaatttctgtGCATGTTTCGGGTGCCTGAAAtccgattttttaatttttatgaagTGTTTGTATGGTGGAGCCCCAAAAGGTCCCCAGCTTAGAGAGATTGAACGCGGATGTGATATAGTTGTTGCGACTCCTGGACGCCTGAATGATATTTTGGAGATGAGAAAAATTAGCCTCCGTCAGGTTTCCTACCTTGTGCTTGATGAGGCAGACAGGATGTTGGACATGGGTTTTGAGCCTCAGATTCGGAAAATTGTGAATGAGATACCTCCTCGCCGACAGACACTGATGTACACTGCAACCTGGCCCAAGGAAGTGCGTAAAATTGCTGCCGATTTACTAGTCAAGCCTGTCCAGGTTAACATTGGGAATACCGATGAGCTTGCTGCAAACAAGTCCATTACTCAGGTGAGAAAGAAGTTTTCTGTCACTTGAAAAATGATTAAGACTCCCTTTGATTCATGCCGTGTCTGTTAGATCTTgaggtttttgtttgtttgttttgcttAACGTTTTTTTAAGTATTATGCTAGTCTTCTTTGCCATTGTTATCTTATCTAACTTGATAGGGTGTGTATGAATGAAGTAATTCTTATGATATATATGTATGTTGGTGTGTCTTGCAACAGCATGTTGAAATGGTCCAGCCAATGGAAAAACAGAGGCGTCTGGAACAGATATTGCGATCACAGGAACCAGGTTCTAAAATTATAATCTTCTGCTCAACCAAGAAGATGTGTGACCAGCTTACTCGCAATATCACCCGTAACTATGGGGCAGCAGCCATTCATGGGGATAAATCTCAGGGTGAGAGGGATTATGTGCTAAGCCAGTTTCGCTCTGGGAAAGCGCCTATTCTTGTTGCGACTGATGTTGCAGCTCGAGGTCTGGATGTAAAGGACATCAGGTATCATCTTGTGTTTCTAAATCTTCACTTCGAATGAAAGTCCTGATTTATTTTTTGTCGTTAGTACAGAATAGAAGTAGCTTTACTATATTAAAGTACGATATGTAGGAGAGTTAGTTTCTTATGTTGATTTTGGTACAGGGTTGTGGTCAACTATGACTTCCCTACTGGGGTTGAAGATTACGTCCATAGGATTGGGAGAACTGGAAGAGCAGGTGCAACGGGCCTGGCTTATACCTTCTTTTCAGAAAATGATGCAAAACATGCATCTGACCTAGTTAAGCTCCTAGAAGGGGCAAATCAGCGAGTTCCACCACAGATCCGTGAGTTGGCATCCCGGGGTGGTGGGTTCAACAGGTTTAAACGATGGGGTCCTTCCTCTGGAGGTAGTGATGGTGGTCGTGGTGGACGTTTTGAGTCCAGTTTTGGAGGCAGGGGTCGTGGGCCTTCATCATTTTCAGACAGATCAGAGAAAGAGTATGGAGGTCGTGGATTTGATCGAGAACAGCCTCGTGAaaggtatttttttatttttctgtgtgcaagtgtttttttctttcaatcaTTTAGTTGTCAATACTTAATTGGTCATGTTGGATAGATATGTGTGTTCTCAAGCATTTCTTTGATTTCAGTTCTGGATTTGACGGT
This genomic stretch from Papaver somniferum cultivar HN1 chromosome 5, ASM357369v1, whole genome shotgun sequence harbors:
- the LOC113282440 gene encoding DEAD-box ATP-dependent RNA helicase 14-like, which codes for MAATISSAPSGPRYAPEDPTLPKPWKGLVDGNTGYLYFWNPVTNTTQYERPIAASSPAAPPKLAAVPMSSSVQVNQSSSQGQNRTGREENGRYNSEINAVDKLQYQARNGSGNADAVSIGVAAKVGSGPTPTPEAYRRQHEISVSGDDVPAPFSSFESTGFPPELLREVHQAGFSAPTPIQAQSWPIALQSRDIVAIAKTGSGKTLGYLIPGFMHLKRVRNNSQMGPTVLVLSPTRELATQIQDEAVKFGRSLRLQCTCLYGGAPKGPQLREIERGCDIVVATPGRLNDILEMRKISLRQVSYLVLDEADRMLDMGFEPQIRKIVNEIPPRRQTLMYTATWPKEVRKIAADLLVKPVQVNIGNTDELAANKSITQHVEMVQPMEKQRRLEQILRSQEPGSKIIIFCSTKKMCDQLTRNITRNYGAAAIHGDKSQGERDYVLSQFRSGKAPILVATDVAARGLDVKDIRVVVNYDFPTGVEDYVHRIGRTGRAGATGLAYTFFSENDAKHASDLVKLLEGANQRVPPQIRELASRGGGFNRFKRWGPSSGGSDGGRGGRFESSFGGRGRGPSSFSDRSEKEYGGRGFDREQPRESSGFDGVSFHERAYGARNSDRRPRSPNKGGSGWGTRSRSRSRSPNRFEGGYNKQEEVEEGLIGADD